Proteins encoded by one window of Actinomycetota bacterium:
- a CDS encoding MlaD family protein — translation MSRRKNILLGLITLAATGAFGMYAINGLGGRTGGPFQVEVTFDHVGQLLRVTGDVKLRGVLVGQIHEIEKHINGAAVVTLTLQPRHRIPADVSASIRGKTLFGEKYVELIDPPKPSGTLLEPGDVIPESRTIPPLEIEEVLDSLQPLLDAVDPGALGGSIGALAEGLTGQEDEARRAIDNTLALLTTLGASRDDLDRLLAGVDEGSDALARATPDFLAALSDLDILARALIENADDLRRVLNDAPDWLDVAAALVEDRYTDLVDLSVKGADVLDLVASHASELPAAIAALKRFTQSWVTNLSSPCENADGVSVGEAHPELAGSTCWQVWALTAEKNRAPGGYGPEQPMPGGSAVAAAAYTAQLRQLLGLPFGTAPSPLATLLHRPIRDARGLIPEALL, via the coding sequence ATGAGCCGCCGCAAGAACATCCTGCTGGGCTTGATCACGCTCGCGGCGACGGGCGCTTTCGGCATGTACGCGATCAACGGGCTGGGCGGCCGAACCGGCGGGCCGTTCCAGGTGGAGGTCACGTTCGATCACGTCGGGCAACTCCTCCGCGTCACCGGAGACGTGAAGCTGCGCGGCGTGCTCGTCGGACAGATCCACGAGATCGAGAAGCACATCAACGGCGCTGCGGTCGTCACGCTCACGTTGCAGCCGAGACATCGGATCCCCGCCGATGTGTCGGCGTCGATCCGCGGCAAGACGCTCTTCGGTGAGAAGTACGTCGAGCTGATCGACCCGCCCAAGCCGAGCGGGACGCTGCTCGAGCCCGGCGATGTGATCCCGGAGAGCCGCACCATCCCGCCGCTGGAGATCGAGGAGGTCCTCGACTCATTGCAGCCGCTCCTCGACGCCGTGGATCCCGGTGCTCTCGGCGGTTCTATCGGCGCGCTCGCCGAGGGGCTGACCGGCCAGGAGGACGAGGCTCGCCGCGCGATCGACAACACCCTCGCGCTGCTCACCACGCTCGGCGCGAGCCGCGACGACCTCGACCGGCTTCTCGCGGGGGTGGACGAAGGATCGGACGCGCTCGCGCGCGCGACACCGGACTTCCTCGCGGCGCTGTCCGACCTGGACATCCTTGCGCGGGCGCTGATCGAGAACGCCGACGATCTCCGCAGGGTGCTCAACGACGCGCCGGACTGGCTCGACGTCGCCGCGGCCCTGGTCGAGGACCGGTACACGGATCTGGTCGACCTGTCGGTCAAGGGCGCCGACGTCCTGGACCTCGTCGCGTCGCACGCGTCCGAGCTGCCGGCGGCCATCGCGGCGCTGAAGCGATTCACGCAGTCGTGGGTCACGAACCTCAGCTCGCCGTGCGAGAACGCCGACGGCGTGAGCGTCGGCGAAGCGCACCCGGAGCTCGCCGGATCGACGTGCTGGCAAGTCTGGGCGCTGACCGCCGAGAAGAACCGGGCCCCAGGCGGGTACGGTCCCGAGCAGCCGATGCCGGGCGGTTCCGCCGTCGCGGCCGCCGCGTACACGGCGCAGCTGCG
- a CDS encoding ABC transporter permease codes for MAVAERALPNPLSFGRYLLRRVTGGLEALGKQMSFFGRVIADCVLVVPRHPGEVLRLVGDITWGSGALIVGAGTGGVIFFMSFITGGLVGIEGFKGLELIGAESFSGFVSAFGNTREITPIIAGVTLAAQVGAGYTAELGAMRINDEIDALEVMAMPTRRYLVSSRVVAALIAITPLYLISLFASYLATELAVVRLQGLSAGTFSHYFNLFLPPIDVLYSLTKAWVFAGLVALIHCYYGYNASGGPVGVGVAVGRAIRTSIVTINIVNFALSALMWGVRDTVRIAG; via the coding sequence ATGGCCGTCGCCGAGCGCGCCCTCCCCAACCCCCTTTCGTTCGGCAGGTACCTGTTGCGGCGCGTCACCGGCGGCCTCGAGGCGCTCGGCAAGCAGATGTCGTTCTTCGGACGGGTGATCGCCGACTGCGTCCTGGTGGTCCCCCGCCACCCGGGTGAGGTGCTGCGTCTGGTCGGCGATATCACCTGGGGATCGGGCGCGCTGATCGTCGGCGCCGGGACCGGCGGCGTGATCTTCTTCATGTCGTTCATCACGGGTGGCCTGGTCGGCATCGAAGGTTTCAAGGGGCTCGAGCTGATCGGCGCCGAGTCGTTCTCGGGATTCGTGTCGGCGTTCGGCAACACCCGCGAGATCACGCCGATCATCGCCGGCGTGACGCTGGCCGCGCAGGTCGGCGCGGGCTACACCGCGGAGCTCGGCGCCATGCGGATCAACGACGAGATCGACGCCCTCGAGGTCATGGCCATGCCGACGCGCCGTTACCTCGTCTCGAGCCGCGTCGTCGCGGCGCTCATCGCGATCACACCCCTCTACCTGATCTCCCTGTTCGCGTCCTACCTCGCGACCGAGCTCGCCGTCGTCCGCCTGCAAGGCCTGTCGGCCGGGACGTTCAGCCACTACTTCAACCTCTTCCTTCCGCCGATCGACGTGCTGTACTCGCTCACCAAAGCCTGGGTGTTCGCCGGGTTGGTCGCCCTGATCCACTGCTACTACGGCTACAACGCGAGCGGTGGCCCCGTCGGGGTCGGTGTCGCCGTCGGGCGAGCGATCCGTACGAGCATCGTCACCATCAACATCGTCAACTTCGCGCTGTCGGCCTTGATGTGGGGCGTGCGCGACACCGTCCGGATCGCCGGATGA
- a CDS encoding ABC transporter permease has product MTETGRMFALTLDAFRVMFRRPVPFEEFVRVSWFIASVSIIPVILVSLAFGMVTALQVGGVARQLGAHSQTGAAMVLAVVREAAPIATALLIAGAGGSAMTADLGSRKIREEIDAMEVLGVDTVHRLVVPRIWAMMFVAVLLNGFVSVAGIGGGFLFNVLLQGGTAGAYINSFNLLAQPWDLYFALIKAAMFGLVAAMVAVHMGLSAKGGPKGVGDAVNRGVVLTFMLIFFVNIIFTLLYFQLIPQKLA; this is encoded by the coding sequence ATGACCGAGACCGGGCGCATGTTCGCGCTCACCCTCGACGCGTTCCGCGTGATGTTCCGCCGCCCGGTTCCCTTCGAGGAGTTCGTGCGCGTGTCGTGGTTCATCGCGAGCGTGTCGATCATCCCGGTCATCCTGGTGTCGCTCGCGTTCGGCATGGTGACGGCGCTCCAGGTCGGGGGTGTGGCGCGGCAGCTCGGCGCGCACTCGCAGACCGGCGCTGCGATGGTGCTCGCCGTCGTGCGCGAGGCGGCGCCGATCGCCACCGCGCTGCTCATCGCCGGCGCCGGCGGCTCGGCGATGACCGCCGACCTCGGATCGCGCAAGATCCGGGAGGAGATCGACGCGATGGAGGTCCTCGGCGTCGACACGGTGCACCGTCTGGTCGTGCCGCGCATCTGGGCCATGATGTTCGTCGCCGTCCTGTTGAACGGGTTCGTGAGCGTGGCCGGCATCGGCGGCGGGTTCCTCTTCAACGTGCTGCTGCAAGGAGGAACGGCCGGGGCTTACATAAACTCGTTCAACCTCTTAGCCCAGCCGTGGGACCTCTACTTCGCGCTGATCAAAGCGGCGATGTTCGGGCTCGTCGCGGCGATGGTCGCCGTCCATATGGGGCTCAGCGCCAAAGGCGGCCCGAAGGGTGTCGGCGACGCGGTCAACCGCGGCGTCGTGCTCACCTTCATGCTCATCTTCTTCGTGAACATCATCTTCACGCTCCTCTACTTCCAGCTCATCCCTCAGAAGCTGGCCTGA